The following proteins come from a genomic window of Lolium rigidum isolate FL_2022 chromosome 5, APGP_CSIRO_Lrig_0.1, whole genome shotgun sequence:
- the LOC124654322 gene encoding E3 ubiquitin-protein ligase UPL1-like, with amino-acid sequence MAAAAMAAHRASFPLRLQQILSGSRAVSPAIKVDSDPPPKVKAFIDRVINIPLHDIAIPLSGFRWDFSKGNFHHWKPLFMHFDTYFKAYLSSRKDLLLSDNMAEEGGEPLTKNTILQILRVMQIVLENCQNKSSFAGIEHFKLLLASSDPELVVAALETLAALVKINPSKLHMNGKLINCGAINSHLLSLAQGWGSKEEGLGLYSCVVANERNQHEGLCLFPADMENKYDGTQHRLGSTLHFEYNLAPAQDIDQTSDKNKSSNLCVIHIPDLHLQKDDDLSILNQCIDKFNVPLEHRFALFTRIRYAHAFNSPRTCRLYSRISLLSFIVLVQSGDAHDELTSFFTNEPEYINELIRLVRSEDIVSGPIRALAMLALGAQLAAYASSHERARILSGSSIISAGGNRMVLLGVLQKAISSLSCPNDTSSPLIVDALLQFFLLHVLSSSSSGTTVRGSGMVPPLLPLLQDKDPSHMHLVCLAVKTLQKLMEYSSPAVSLFKDLGGVELLSQRLHVEVQRVIGVADSLTSVVASDTLKSEDDHLYSQKRLIKALLKALGSATYSPANPARSQSSNDNSLPMSLSLIFQNVGKFGGDIYFSSVTVMSEIIHKDPTCFPALKELGLPDAFLASVTAGVIPSCKALICVPNGLGAICLNNQGLETVRETSALRFLVEAFTSRKYLIPMNEGVVLLANAVEELLRHVQSLRSTGVDIIIEIINKLSSPCEDRNTESTSSGERTDMETDVEGRDLVSAMDSGSDGTNNEQFSHLSIFHAMVLVHRTMENSETCRLFVEKGGLQTLLTLLLRPSITQSSGGMPIALHSTMVFKGFTQHHSTPLARAFCSSLKVHLKNALQELDTVSRSCEMIKLEKGTIPSLFIVEFLLFLAASKDNRWINSLLSEFGDVSRDVMEDIGRVHREVLWQISVFEEKKVEPEASSPSANEAQQADSTVGESDDNRYTSFRQYLDPLLRRRGSGWNIESQVSDLINIYRDMGRAATDSHRIGADRYPSTGFPSSSQDQTSSSSNTNPKSVEEKKKSEHSSCCEMMRSLSYHINHLFMELGKAMLLTARRENSPVNLSPSVVSVASNIASIVLEHLNFEGHRISSEREITVTTKCRYLGKVVEFIDGVLLDRPESCNPIMVNSFYCRGVIQAILTTFEATSELLFAMNRPPSSPMETDSKGGKEEKDTDCSWIYGPLSSYGAIMDHLVTSSFILSSSTRQLLEQPIFSGSVRFPQDAERFMKLLQSKVLKTVLPIWAHPQFPECNIELISSVTSIMRHVYSGVEVKNTVSNIGARLAGPPPDENAISLIIEMGFSRARAEEALRQVGTNSVEIATDWLFSHPEEAPEDDELARALAMSLGNSDTPAQEEDHKSNDLELEEENVQLPSMDEVLSSCLRLLQTKETLAFPVRDMLVTISSQNDGQNRVKVLAYLIDHLKQCLVAPDPLKNTALSALFHVLALILHGDTAAREVASTAGLVKVALNLLCSWELELREGEIAEVPNWVTSCFLSVDRMLQLEPKLPDVTELDVLKKDNSCTQAPVVIDDSKKTDSESSSSIGLLDLEDQKQLLRICCKCILKQLPSGTMHAILQLCATLTKVHVAAISFLESGGLHALLSLPTSSLFSGFNSVVSTIIRHILEDPHTLQQAMELEIRHSLVTAANRHANPRVTPRNFVQNLAFVVYRDPVIFLKAAQAVCQIEMVGDRPYVVLLKDREKEKSKEKEKDKLVDKDKSTGIVTKIAPGDIVSASPASAKGKQSDLNSRNMKSHRKPPQSFVTVIEHLLDLVMSYVPLPRAEDRPDGSSSMDMDIDSSSAKGKGKAVAVTPEESKQAIQEATASLAKNAFVLKLLTDVLLTYASSIQVVLRHDAELSSTRGPTRTTSGLGSGGIFGHILQHFLPNATKQKKERKPDGDWRYKLATRANQFLVASSIRSPEGRKRICSEICSIFVEFTDSSTGCKPPLLRMNAYVDLLNDILSARSPTGSPLSAESVVTFVEVGLVQCLTRTLQVLDLDHPDSAKIVTAIVKALEVVTKEHVHLADFNAKGGNSSKIVSEQNNVDSSSNRFQVLDTTSQPTAMVTDRRETFNAVHTSRSSDSAADEMDHDRDLDGGFARDGEDDFMHEIADDRAGNESTMDIRFDIPHREDMAEDDDDSDEDMSADDGEEVDEDDEDEDEENNNLEEDDAHQISHPDTDQDDREIDEEEFDEDLLEEDDDEDDDEEGVILRLEEGINGINVFDHIEVFGGSNNLSGDTLRVMPLDIFGTRRQGRSTSIYNLLGRANDQGILDHPLLEEPSMLLPQQRQPGNLVEMAFSDRNHENSSSRLDAIFRSLRSGRNGHRFNMWLDDGPQRSGSAAPAVPEGIEELLLSQLRRPTPEHPDGDQSTPVVDSQENDQPSHLHGSETEEKEEEQADQNENNDDTPVARSEVDGSASAGPAPPHSDELQRDASSASEHVTDMQYEHSDTAIRDVEAVSQASSGSGATLGESLRSLDVEIGSVEGHDDGDRHGASDRIPLGDIQAGARPRRPSGSAVPVNSRDISLESVSEVPQNPVQESDQNTSEGDQEPNRATTNTDSIDPTFLEALPEDLRAEVLLSRQNQVTQTSSEQPQSDGDIDPEFLAALPPDIREEVLAQQRAQRLQQQSQELEGQPVEMDAVSIIATFPSEIREEVLLTSPDTLLATLTPALVAEANMLRERFAHRYHSGSLFGMGSRNRRAESSRRGDMIGTGLDRNAGDSSRQTTSKLIETEGTPLVDKDALNALIRLLQVVQPIYKGQLQRLLLNLCAHRESRMSLVQILVDMLMLDLQGSSKKSIDATEPPFRLYGCHANITYSRPQSSNGVPPLVSRRVLETLTYLARNHPNVARLLLFVQFPCPPTCHTETLDQTRGKAALVEDVEQQKAFALVLLLTLLNQPLYMRSVAHLEQLLNLLEVVMLNAENEINQAKLENSPEKPSGPENVTEYAQEDASVPGSSGAKPTAEDSGEIPADNGRSLQAVLHSLPQAELRLLCSLLAHDGLSDNAYLLVAEVLKKIVALAPFFCCHFINELAHSMQNLTLCAMKELHMYEDSEKAILSTSSANGTAILRVVQALSSLVTSLQERKDPELFAEKDHSDAVSQISEINISLDALWLELSNCISKIESSSEHTSNLGPTSSNATTVSTGVAPPLPAGTQNILPYIESFFVTCEKLRPGQPDAVQEASTSDMEDASTSSGGQKSSASHTNLDEKHSAFVKFSEKHRRLLNAFIRQNPGLLEKSFSLMLKIPRLIDFDNKRAYFRSKIKHQHDHHHSPVRISVRRAYILEDSYNQLRMRSPQDLKGRLTVHFQGEEGIDAGGLTREWYQLLSRVIFDKGALLFTTVGNDLTFQPNPNSVYQTEHLSYFKFVGRVVGKALFDAQLLDVHFTRSFYKHILGAKVTYHDIEAIDPAYYRNLKWMLENDISDVLDLTFSMDADEEKLILYEKAEVTDCELIPGGRTIRVTEENKHEYVDRVAEHRLTTAIRPQINAFMEGFNELIPRELISIFNDKEFELLISGLPDIDLDDLKANTEYSGYSIASPVIQWFWEIVQGFSKEDKARFLQFVTGTSKVPLEGFSALQGISGPQRFQIHKAYGSTNHLPSAHTCFNQLDLPEYTSKDQLQERLLLAIHEANEGFGFG; translated from the exons atggcggcggcggccatggcggcgcacaGGGCCAGCTTCCCGCTGCGCCTGCAGCAGATCCTGTCCGGAAGCAGAGCCGTGTCACCCGCGATCAAAGTTGATTCAGACCCG CCACCAAAAGTTAAAGCGTTTATTGACCGTGTCATCAACATTCCACTACATGACATTGCCATACCGCTATCAGGCTTCCGTTGGGACTTCAGTAAG ggaaattttcacCATTGGAAGCCTCTCTTTATGCACTTCGATACCTACTTCAAGGCATACCTTTCTTCTAGGAAGGATCTTCTCTTGTCTGATAATATGGCTGAGGAGGGTGGTGAACCATTGACAAAGAATACAATATTACAAATTCTCAGAGTTATGCAGATTGTCTTGGAAAATTGCCAGAACAAATCTTCTTTTGCTGGCATTGAG CATTTCAAGCTTCTGCTGGCATCATCAGATCCTGAGCTAGTTGTGGCAGCTTTGGAAACTCTCGCTGCATTGGTCAAAATAAATCCTTCAAAATTACATATGAATGGGAAACTGATCAATTGTGGAGCTATAAACAGTCATCTTTTATCGTTGGCCCAAGGATGGGGTAGCAAGGAGGAAGGCCTTGGTTTATATTCTTGTGTTGTGGCAAATGAGCGAAATCAGCACGAGGGTTTGTGCTTATTCCCAGCAGACATGGAGAACAAATATGATGGCACGCAACATCGTCTTGGGTCCACGCTTCATTTTGAGTATAATTTGGCGCCTGCCCAAGATATTGACCAAACCAGCGACAAGAATAAGTCATCTAATCTCTGTGTGATACATATCCCAGACCTGCACCTCCAGAAGGACGACGACCTGAGCATATTGAATCAATGTATTGACAAGTTTAATGTGCCTCTAGAGCACCGGTTTGCCTTGTTTACGAGGATAAGATATGCACATGCCTTTAATTCCCCAAGGACATGCAGGCTATATAGCCGCATAAGTCTCCTTTCTTTCATTGTCCTTGTTCAATCAGGTGATGCCCATGATGAACTCACATCCTTCTTCACAAATGAGCCCGAGTACATAAATGAGTTAATCCGGCTTGTTCGGTCAGAGGATATTGTTTCCGGGCCTATCCGTGCATTGGCTATGCTTGCACTGGGAGCACAGCTAGCAGCATATGCATCATCTCATGAGCGAGCTAGGATACTCAGTGGCTCAAGTATCATCTCTGCTGGTGGAAACAGAATGGTCTTGCTCGGTGTTCTGCAGAAAGCAATATCGTCCCTCAGTTGCCCTAATGATACTTCATCTCCTTTAATTGTTGATGCACTCCTGCAGTTCTTTTTGCTTCATGTATTGTCGTCTTCAAGTTCTGGGACTACTGTTAGAGGTTCAGGGATGGTTCCTCCTCTCCTGCCCCTCCTGCAAGATAAGGATCCTTCCCACATGCATCTTGTCTGTTTGGCTGTAAAGACCCTTCAGAAGCTGATGGAGTACAGCAGTCCTGCTGTTTCCCTGTTTAAAGATTTGGGTGGCGTGGAACTTTTGTCTCAGAGGTTACATGTGGAGGTGCAGCGTGTTATTGGTGTTGCTGACAGTCTTACTTCAGTGGTCGCTAGTGATACATTGAAATCAGAAGATGACCATCTCTACTCCCAGAAGCGACTAATTAAGGCTCTGCTCAAGGCATTGGGTTCTGCCACATATTCTCCTGCAAATCCTGCTCGCTCGCAAAGCTCCAATGATAACTCTTTGCCCATGTCACTTTCCCTTATATTCCAGAATGTAGGCAAGTTTGGTGGTGACATTTACTTCTCTTCAGTTACTGTTATGAGTGAGATAATACATAAGGACCCTACATGCTTTCCTGCTCTGAAGGAACTTGGTCTTCCTGATGCTTTTCTGGCATCAGTGACTGCAGGGGTGATACCATCTTGTAAAGCTCTTATATGTGTACCTAATGGCCTGGGTGCAATTTGCCTTAATAACCAAGGACTTGAGACTGTCAGGGAAACTTCAGCCCTGCGTTTTCTTGTTGAGGCGTTCACAAGTAGGAAATACTTGATACCAATGAATGAAGGTGTTGTCCTTTTAGCCAATGCGGTGGAAGAGCTGCTTCGTCATGTGCAGTCCCTGAGAAGTACTGGTGTTGACATCATCATTGAAATAATCAACAAACTTTCTTCACCTTGTGAAGATAGAAACACGGAATCAACCAGCTCCGGAGAAAGAACAGATATGGAGACAGATGTTGAAGGGCGTGATTTAGTGAGCGCTATGGATTCTGGCTCGGATGGAACTAACAATGAGCAGTTTTCTCATTTGAGCATTTTCCATGCCATGGTATTGGTGCACCGGACAATGGAGAATTCAGAAACTTGCCGGCTATTTGTAGAGAAGGGAGGTCTACAGACTCTATTGACACTCTTGTTGCGACCTAGCATCACCCAGTCATCTGGTGGGATGCCTATTGCCTTGCACAGCACTATGGTATTCAAGGGCTTTACTCAACATCATTCTACTCCACTTGCACGTGCATTTTGTTCCTCTTTAAAGGTGCACTTGAAGAATGCCCTACAGGAACTTGATACAGTTTCTAGGTCATGTGAAATGATTAAGTTGGAAAAAGGGACCATTCCATcgcttttcattgttgaatttctgcTCTTTCTTGCGGCATCAAAAGACAATCGCTGGATAAACTCTCTACTCTCAGAATTTGGAGATGTCAGCAGGGATGTCATGGAAGATATTGGCCGAGTTCACCGTGAAGTGCTTTGGCAAATCTCAGTTTTCGAAGAGAAGAAAGTAGAGCCTGAAGCTAGTTCTCCTTCAGCAAATGAGGCACAGCAAGCAGACTCTACTGTGGGCGAGAGTGATGATAACAGATACACTTCCTTTAGGCAATATCTTGATCCTCTTTTAAGGCGACGTGGTTCTGGGTGGAACATAGAGTCTCAGGTGTCTGACCTTATTAATATCTATCGTGATATGGGCCGCGCAGCTACTGACTCTCACAGAATTGGTGCTGATAGATACCCTAGTACAGGATTTCCCTCGAGTTCCCAGGATCAGACTTCAAGCTCGTCCAATACAAATCCAAAATCagttgaggagaagaaaaaatcTGAGCATTCATCCTGCTGCGAAATGATGAGGTCACTTTCTTACCATATAAACCATCTGTTTATGGAGCTTGGGAAAGCAATGCTGCTTACAGCTCGTCGCGAGAACAGTCCTGTAAATTTATCCCCTTCTGTTGTATCTGTTGCTAGCAACATTGCTTCTATTGTGTTGGAGCACCTCAATTTTGAGGGGCACAGAATCAGTTCAGAGAGAGAGATCACTGTTACCACCAAGTGCAGATACCTTGGAAAGGTTGTTGAGTTCATTGATGGGGTTTTGTTGGACAGGCCAGAATCATGTAACCCAATCATGGTGAATTCCTTCTATTGCCGTGGTGTCATTCAGGCTATCTTAACCACATTTGAAGCTACCAGTGAGTTGCTTTTCGCAATGAACAGGCCACCGTCGTCGCCTATGGAGACTGATAGTAAAGGTGGGAAGGAAGAGAAAGATACAGATTGTTCATGGATTTATGGCCCTCTGTCCAGCTACGGGGCAATTATGGACCATCTTGTGACGTCCTCGTTTATTCTTTCTTCATCAACAAGACAATTACTAGAGCAGCCTATTTTTAGTGGAAGTGTTAGGTTTCCACAAGATGCAGAGAGGTTCATGAAGTTGCTTCAGTCTAAAGTCTTAAAGACTGTTCTTCCCATCTGGGCTCATCCCCAGTTTCCAGAATGCAATATTGAGTTAATCAGTTCAGTCACATCCATCATGAGGCATGTCTACTCTGGGGTAGAAGTGAAAAATACTGTTAGCAACATTGGTGCTCGTTTGGCTGGTCCTCCCCCTGACGAGAATGCAATTTCCTTGATTATAGAGATGGGCTTTTCTCGTGCCAGAGCTGAAGAAGCATTAAGACAGGTTGGAACAAATAGTGTTGAGATTGCAACTGATTGGTTGTTCTCACACCCGGAGGAAGCACCAGAagatgatgaacttgctcgagctCTTGCAATGTCCCTAGGGAATTCTGATACACCTGCTcaggaggaagatcacaaatctaATGATCTTGAGCTCGAAGAAGAAAATGTTCAGCTCCCTTCCATGGATGAAGTATTATCTTCATGTCTTAGGCTACTACAGACAAAAGAAACATTAGCTTTCCCTGTACGGGATATGCTTGTGACTATTAGCTCACAGAATGATGGCCAAAACCGTGTAAAGGTGCTTGCGTATTTGATTGATCATCTGAAGCAATGTCTGGTGGCACCTGATCCTTTAAAGAACACCGCACTATCTGCACTTTTCCATGTTCTTGCTTTGATCCTCCATGGAGATACTGCTGCTCGGGAAGTTGCTTCAACGGCTGGTCTTGTCAAGGTTGCTTTGAATCTGCTGTGCAGTTGGGAGTTGGAGCTAAGGGAAGGCGAAATAGCCGAGGTACCGAACTGGGTTACTTCCTGCTTTCTTTCTGTTGATAGAATGCTCCAGTTGGAACCCAAGTTGCCAGATGTTACTGAGCTTGATGTTCTCAAAAAGGATAATTCATGTACACAAGCACCGGTTGTGATTGATGACAGCAAGAAAACTGATTCAGAGTCTTCCTCAAGCATAGGGTTATTGGACTTGGAGGATCAGAAGCAACTTTTGAGGATCTGCTGCAAATGCATTCTGAAGCAGTTGCCTTCCGGTACAATGCATGCTATTCTTCAGCTGTGTGCCACACTGACAAAAGTCCATGTGGCTGCTATTAGTTTTCTTGAGTCTGGTGGCCTGCatgcattgctaagtttgccaacaagtagcttgttttctggatTCAACAGTGTGGTTTCTACAATTATTCGTCATATTTTAGAGGATCCACACACCCTTCAGCAAGCCATGGAATTAGAGATACGCCATAGTCTTGTCACGGCTGCTAATCGGCATGCAAATCCCAGGGTTACACCACGTAACTTCGTTCAGAATTTGGCGTTTGTTGTATACAGGGACCCCGTGATATTTTTGAAAGCTGCTCAGGCTGTGTGCCAGATTGAGATGGTTGGAGATAGACCTTATGTTGTTCTATTGAAGGACCGtgagaaggaaaagagcaaggaaaAAGAGAAGGATAAGCTGGTTGATAAGGATAAATCAACAGGTATTGTCACAAAGATTGCGCCAGGGGACATTGTTTCAGCATCTCCTGCAAGTGCTAAAGGGAAACAATCTGATTTGAATTCTAGGAACATGAAATCCCATCGCAAGCCGCCACAAAGCTTTGTCACAGTTATTGAGCATCTATTAGATCTAGTTATGTCCTATGTTCCACTGCCGAGAGCTGAGGACCGCCCTGATGGTTCCTCATCCATGGACATGGATATTGACTCTAGTTCAGCCAAAGGGAAAGGGAAAGCTGTAGCTGTCACACCTGAAGAGTCCAAGCAAGCAATCCAAGAGGCTACTGCATCTCTAGCTAAAAACGCATTTGTCCTGAAGCTGCTGACCGATGTACTTTTGACTTATGCTTCATCCATTCAAGTTGTTCTCCGGCATGATGCTGAGTTGAGCAGCACACGGGGTCCTACCCGGACCACCTCTGGTTTAGGCAGCGGTGGTATATTTGGTCATATATTACAGCATTTCCTTCCAAATGCTACAAagcaaaagaaagagagaaaaccTGATGGTGATTGGAGGTACAAATTGGCAACCAGGGCTAATCAATTTTTAGTGGCTTCATCCATTCGTTCTCCAGAAGGTCGAAAAAGGATCTGCTCTGAAATCTGCAGTATATTTGTTGAGTTCACAGATTCTTCTACTGGTTGCAAACCTCCATTGTTGAGGATGAATGCATATGTTGATTTGCTCAATGATATTCTGTCAGCCCGCTCACCAACGGGCTCCCCACTTTCAGCAGAATCTGTAGTTACCTTTGTTGAGGTTGGCCTTGTTCAGTGTCTAACGAGAACCCTTCAAGTTCTTGATTTGGATCACCCTGATTCAGCAAAAATTGTAACTGCTATTGTCAAGGCTCTTGAAGTGGTTACTAAGGAGCATGTTCATTTAGCAGATTTTAACGCCAAAGGGGGGAACTCATCAAAGATTGTTTCTGAGCAGAACAATGTAGATTCATCATCTAATAGATTCCAGGTTCTTGACACAACTTCTCAACCTACTGCAATGGTTACTGATCGCAGGGAGACGTTCAATGCTGTTCACACTTCACGAAGTTCAGATTCAGCAGCAGATGAGATGGATCATGACCGTGATCTAGATGGAGGCTTTGCCCGTGATGGCGAAGACGATTTTATGCATGAGATAGCTGATGATAGAGCTGGAAATGAGTCCACAATGGATATTAGATTTGACATTCCACATAGAGAAGATATGGCTGAAGACGATGATGACAGTGATGAGGATATGTCAGCAGATGATGGCGAGGaggttgatgaagatgatgaggatgaagatgaggaaaATAATAACCTGGAGGAAGACGATGCCCATCAAATATCTCATCCTGATACAGATCAGGATGACCGTGAGATTGatgaagaagaatttgatgaagatctgctagaagaagatgatgatgaggatgatgatgaagaaggggTCATCCTTCGCCTAGAGGAGGGGATCAATGGGATTAATGTGTTTGACCATATTGAGGTTTTTGGGGGGAGCAATAATTTGTCTGGGGATACTCTCCGTGTGATGCCATTGGACATTTTTGGTACAAGACGGCAAGGCCGTAGTACATCTATATACAATCTTCTTGGGAGAGCAAATGATCAAGGTATACTTGACCACCCACTTTTGGAGGAACCTTCGATGTTACTTCCACAACAGAGACAACCAG GAAATTTAGTTGAAATGGCTTTCTCTGACCGGAATCATGAAAATAGTTCTTCCCGTTTGGATGCAATATTCAGAAGCTTGCGAAGTGGACGGAATGGACACCGCTTCAATATGTGGCTGGATGATGGTCCTCAACGCAGTGGGTCTGCTGCCCCTGCAGTACCTGAAGGCATTGAAGAGCTCTTGCTCTCTCAGTTGAGACGGCCTACGCCAGAACATCCTGATGGTGACCAGAGCACACCTGTTGTTGATTCTCAAGAAAACGATCAGCCCAGCCATTTGCACGGATCAGAAActgaagagaaggaagaagagcaaGCAGACCAGAACGAAAACAATGATGATACTCCTGTAGCAAGGTCTGAGGTGGATGGCTCTGCAAGTGCTGGTCCTGCACCTCCTCACAGTGATGAACTTCAAAGAGATGCATCCAGTGCAAGTGAACATGTTACAGATATGCAGTATGAACATAGTGATACAGCTATACGTGACGTGGAAGCAGTAAGCCAAGCAAGCAGTGGTAGTGGTGCTACTCTAGGGGAAAGCCTCAGAAGTTTAGATGTGGAAATTGGAAGTGTTGAAGGGCATGATGATGGTGACCGGCATGGGGCTTCAGATAGGATACCTTTGGGTGATATACAAGCAGGTGCTCGACCACGGAGGCCTTCTGGAAGTGCTGTACCAGTGAATAGCAGAGACATATCTTTGGAGAGTGTTAGTGAGGTCCCCCAAAATCCAGTACAGGAATCTGATCAGAATACCAGTGAAGGGGATCAGGAGCCTAACAGGGCTACTACTAACACAGACTCAATTGATCCTACATTTTTGGAGGCTCTTCCAGAGGATTTACGGGCTGAAGTTCTtttgtcacgtcaaaatcaagtgACTCAGACTTCCAGTGAGCAGCCTCAGAGTGATGGGGACATTGATCCTGAATTCCTTGCTGCATTGCCACCTGATATACGTGAAGAGGTTCTAGCTCAACAACGTGCCCAAAGGTTGCAACAACAGTCTCAGGAACTTGAAGGACAACCAGTTGAAATGGATGCTGTGTCAATTATTGCAACATTCCCTTCAGAAATACGGGAGGAG GTGCTTTTGACGTCTCCAGATACCCTACTTGCTACATTGACACCTGCCCTAGTTGCTGAAGCTAATATGTTACGGGAGAGATTTGCTCATCGATATCACAGTGGCTCGCTTTTTGGCATGGGCTCCAGGAACAGGAGGGCTGAGTCCTCCCGCCGTGGTGATATGATTGGTACAGGTCTCGATAGAAACGCTGGTGATTCCTCCCGTCAAACGACCAGCAAGCTAATTGAAACTGAAGGGACTCCTCTTGTTGACAAAGATGCTCTCAATGCACTTATTCGGCTACTTCAAGTTGTTCAG CCTATATACAAGGGCCAGTTGCAGAGGCTTCTCTTGAATCTTTGTGCTCACCGGGAAAGCAGGATGTCCTTGGTTCAAATTCTAGTGGACATGCTTATGCTTGATCTGCAGGGCTCTTCTAAGAAATCAATTGATGCAACTGAGCCACCATTTAGGCTGTATGGGTGCCATGCAAATATCACATATTCACGCCCTCAATCCTCAAATG GTGTGCCGCCATTGGTTTCCCGCCGGGTGCTCGAAACTCTGACATACTTGGCAAGAAATCATCCAAATGTGGCTAGGCTCTTACTTTTTGTTCAATTCCCTTGCCCACCTACCTGCCATACTGAAACACTTGATCAGACACGTGGAAAGGCTGCCCTTGTAGAAGATGTGGAACAGCAGAAAGCTTTTGCGCTTGTTCTACTTTTAACTCTCTTGAATCAGCCACTTTATATGAGAAGTGTAGCTCATCTTGAACAG TTACTTAATCTTCTGGAAGTTGTCATGCTTAATGCTGAGAATGAAATTAACCAAGCCAAGTTGGAGAATTCACCTGAGAAACCATCTGGACCTGAGAATGTAACAGAATATGCCCAAGAGGATGCAAGTGTTCCTGGATCATCTGGAGCAAAGCCCACCGCTGAGGATAGTGGTGAAATCCCTGCAGACAATGGAAGAAGCCTGCAAGCAGTGTTACATAGTCTTCCCCAAGCTGAGCTTCGATTGCTATGTTCATTGCTTGCGCATGATGG GTTATCAGACAATGCATATCTCCTTGTAGCAGAGGTTCTTAAAAAGATTGTAGCTTTGGCTCCTTTCTTCTGTTGCCATTTCATAAATGAGCTTGCACATTCGATGCAAAATTTGACCCTGTGTGCTATGAAGGAGCTTCACATGTATGAAGATTCTGAAAAGGCAATTCTGAGCACATCATCGGCCAATGGTACTGCCATTCTTAGAGTTGTGCAGGCTTTGAGTTCTCTTGTCACTTCTCTGCAAGAGAGAAAGGACCCAGAGCTTTTCGCAGAGAAGGACCATTCAGATGCAGTGTCCCAGATCTCTGAAATTAACATATCACTGGATGCATTGTGGTTGGAGCTGAGCAACTGCATAAGCAAAATAGAGAGCTCTTCAGAGCATACATCAAATTTGGGCcccacttcttcaaatgcaactacAGTATCAACAGGTGTAGCACCTCCATTGCCAGCTGGAACCCAGAACATACTGCCATATATAGAATCTTTTTTTGTGACGTGTGAAAAGTTACGTCCAGGACAACCGGATGCTGTCCAAGAGGCTTCAACATCTGATATGGAGGATGCTTCAACATCTAGTGGTGGGCAAAAATCATCTGCAAGTCATACCAATCTTGATGAGAAGCACAGTGCTTTTGTTAAATTCTCAGAGAAACACAGAAGATTGTTAAATGCTTTTATCCGACAGAATCCTGGGTTGCTAGAGAAATCATTCTCACTGATGTTGAAGATTCCTCGCCTTATTGATTTTGACAACAAGCGTGCATATTTCCGCTCTAAAATAAAGCATCAGCATGACCATCATCATAGTCCTGTTAGAATTTCTGTCCGTCGAGCATATATTCTGGAAGACTCGTATAATCAGCTTAGGATGCGCTCACCCCAGGACTTGAAGGGTAGACTCACTGttcacttccaaggagaagaaggcaTTGATGCCGGTGGACTCACAAGAGAGTGGTATCAGCTGTTATCACGAGTGATTTTCGACAAGGGTGCCCTTCTATTTACAACTGTTGGAAATGACTTGACTTTTCAACCAAACCCTAACTCTGTGTATCAGACTGAACACCTCTCATATTTCAAATTTGTCGGACGAGTG GTCGGAAAAGCTCTCTTTGATGCCCAACTGTTGGATGTACATTTCACCAGATCTTtctacaagcacatacttggtgcCAAGGTTACTTACCATGATATTGAAGCAATTGATCCTGCTTACTACAGGAACCTGAAATGGATGCTTGAG AATGACATAAGTGATGTTCTGGACCTCACATTTAGCATGGATGCGGATGAAGAGAAGCTGATATTGTATGAGAAAGCTGAG GTAACCGATTGTGAGTTGATTCCTGGAGGACGTACCATTAGGGTCACCGAGGAGAACAAGCACGAATATGTTGACAGGGTAGCAGAGCATCGTTTAACCACTGCAATTAGGCCTCAGATTAATGCATTCATGGAAGGATTTAATGAACTCATTCCTCGTGAGCTGATATCCATCTTTAATGACAAAGAGTTTGAACTACTAATCAGTGGACTCCCAGATATTGACT TGGACGACCTAAAGGCAAATACTGAGTATTCTGGCTACAGCATAGCTTCTCCAGTTATTCAATGGTTCTGGGAAATTGTCCAGGGCTTCAGCAAGGAGGATAAAGCTCGGTTCCTTCAGTTTGTTACTGGCACATCAAAG GTACCTCTGGAGGGATTCAGTGCACTTCAAGGAATTTCTGGGCCacaaaggttccagatacacaaGGCATACGGCAGCACCAATCATCTACCCTCGGCTCATACTTG CTTTAACCAACTTGACCTGCCTGAGTACACATCCAAGGACCAGCTCCAGGAGAGGTTGCTATTGGCTATTCACGAGGCAAATGAGGGCTTTGGATTTGGTTAA